A genomic window from Levilactobacillus yonginensis includes:
- a CDS encoding ATP-binding cassette domain-containing protein — MSLIEIKDLKVHYPIRSGFWNRVTDSVKAVDGITFNIEAGETYGLVGESGSGKSTTGKSVVGLEKVTSGSILYRGKDITQRRNRRLLDYNRDVQMIFQDSLSSLNPRKRIEDIIAEPLRNFEHLTKDQEKLRVLQLLDIVGLDPDALYKYPHQFSGGQRQRIGVARAVATNPKLIIADEPVSALDLSVQAQVLNFMKKIQRDFGISYLFISHDLGVVRHMCTNIAIMNRGRLVEVGTRDDIYNHPLHIYTKRLLAAIPDVNVSERAAHRAMRQKVERIYQSQQHDYYDDSGEAYPLIQVSPTHSVALPPERAQQLLTQESEAQD; from the coding sequence ATGAGCTTAATTGAAATCAAAGACTTAAAAGTCCACTATCCCATCCGATCGGGTTTTTGGAACCGAGTGACAGACTCCGTCAAAGCCGTGGATGGTATTACTTTCAACATTGAAGCCGGCGAAACTTACGGTCTCGTCGGTGAATCTGGTTCAGGAAAATCGACCACCGGGAAGTCGGTGGTTGGTCTCGAAAAAGTCACCAGCGGATCCATCCTGTATCGGGGTAAGGACATTACGCAACGCCGTAATCGCCGCCTCTTGGACTACAATCGCGACGTTCAGATGATTTTTCAAGATTCACTATCCAGTCTGAACCCGCGCAAACGTATTGAGGACATCATTGCAGAACCCTTACGTAACTTTGAACATCTCACTAAGGATCAGGAAAAGCTGCGGGTTTTGCAACTCCTAGACATTGTTGGATTAGATCCTGACGCACTGTACAAATATCCACATCAATTCTCCGGGGGGCAACGCCAACGAATTGGGGTGGCTCGCGCCGTAGCGACTAACCCTAAATTGATCATCGCCGATGAACCCGTTTCCGCCTTGGATCTTTCCGTCCAGGCACAGGTGTTGAACTTCATGAAAAAGATTCAACGGGACTTTGGCATCTCTTACCTGTTCATCTCACACGATCTCGGGGTTGTCCGCCACATGTGTACCAACATTGCTATCATGAACCGCGGTCGACTAGTTGAAGTAGGCACCCGCGATGATATTTATAATCACCCCCTGCACATCTACACCAAGCGCCTACTAGCAGCCATTCCGGACGTCAACGTCAGTGAACGCGCCGCCCACCGGGCAATGCGACAGAAGGTCGAACGAATCTACCAATCCCAACAGCACGATTACTACGATGACTCGGGGGAAGCTTACCCACTCATTCAGGTCAGTCCGACCCATTCGGTTGCCCTGCCTCCGGAACGCGCACAACAACTACTGACTCAAGAAAGTGAGGCGCAGGACTAA
- a CDS encoding ABC transporter ATP-binding protein — protein MTDHQFWGGIFVETANNFLRIKDVSTAFKINGQYYDAISHINLEVHHDEILAIVGESGCGKSTLATTIMGLHDPSETHITGEIDFENTDLLQLDEAGYNQFRGAKIGMIFQDPLSALNPLKRIEDQISEVMTYHTNLSKAAKHDRVLELLDQVGIVNPQRTARQYPHELSGGMRQRVIIAIAIACKPDLIIADEPTTALDVTIQAQILDVLHDIQRENHAGIILITHDLGVVAETADQVAVMYAGQIVEKGSAEQIFDTPEHPYTRSLLRSMPQLDNQQDDLYVIKGNVPSLQKMPTTGDRFAPRIPWVPASAHEANPQMHEVVPGHWVRCTCYQTFQFPDEGGVTV, from the coding sequence ATGACCGACCACCAATTCTGGGGAGGGATTTTCGTGGAGACTGCCAACAATTTTCTAAGAATCAAAGATGTCAGCACGGCGTTTAAAATCAATGGTCAGTACTACGACGCCATCTCACACATTAATCTTGAAGTCCACCACGATGAGATCTTAGCTATCGTGGGAGAATCGGGCTGTGGCAAGAGTACCCTGGCCACGACCATCATGGGTCTCCATGATCCGAGCGAGACGCACATCACCGGCGAAATTGACTTTGAAAACACTGACCTTCTCCAGCTTGATGAGGCTGGCTACAACCAATTTCGGGGCGCTAAAATTGGGATGATCTTTCAAGATCCTCTCTCCGCACTGAACCCATTGAAGCGAATCGAAGACCAAATCAGCGAAGTCATGACCTACCACACAAACCTTTCCAAGGCAGCCAAGCACGACCGCGTCCTAGAACTGCTAGACCAAGTTGGAATTGTTAATCCGCAACGAACAGCCCGCCAATACCCCCATGAGTTATCAGGTGGGATGCGTCAACGCGTCATCATTGCCATTGCGATTGCCTGCAAACCCGATTTGATCATTGCCGATGAACCCACAACTGCACTGGACGTCACGATTCAGGCTCAAATTCTAGACGTTTTACACGACATTCAACGTGAAAATCACGCCGGTATTATCCTCATCACCCACGACCTAGGCGTCGTCGCCGAAACGGCTGACCAGGTGGCCGTGATGTATGCCGGCCAAATTGTCGAAAAGGGGTCGGCCGAGCAAATCTTTGATACGCCTGAACACCCGTATACACGGTCACTCCTTCGCTCCATGCCACAGCTCGACAATCAGCAAGATGACCTCTACGTCATCAAAGGTAACGTCCCATCCCTACAAAAGATGCCCACCACGGGAGATCGCTTTGCACCCCGGATTCCTTGGGTTCCTGCCAGTGCTCACGAGGCCAATCCGCAAATGCATGAGGTGGTTCCTGGTCATTGGGTACGTTGCACATGTTATCAAACCTTTCAGTTTCCTGACGAGGGAGGCGTCACGGTATGA
- a CDS encoding Rrf2 family transcriptional regulator: MRLDFSVAVHSLLYLDENRPRKIASRELATSLQLNAVMIRNILSVLHKQGYIEGSVGKNGGYQLIRDLADINVGELYDLTIPPTISYARFITGDSKGTKTSDQTDISANISQTLTDLFTLADEDYRKFYHQFTMTDLKKDLHAHGFFRQLIKQPEKPTD; encoded by the coding sequence ATGAGACTAGACTTTTCCGTTGCCGTTCATAGCTTGTTATATCTGGATGAGAACCGTCCCCGGAAGATAGCGAGTCGTGAGTTGGCAACCTCCTTACAATTGAATGCGGTCATGATTCGTAACATCCTCTCGGTTCTGCATAAGCAGGGCTACATTGAGGGCTCCGTTGGTAAAAATGGGGGTTACCAATTAATCCGTGATCTTGCCGATATCAACGTGGGTGAGCTATATGATTTGACGATTCCGCCAACCATTAGCTACGCCCGTTTTATTACGGGTGATTCCAAGGGTACCAAAACGAGTGATCAGACGGATATTTCTGCCAACATTTCTCAAACGTTGACGGATCTTTTTACACTGGCCGATGAGGATTACCGTAAGTTTTACCACCAGTTCACGATGACTGACCTGAAGAAGGACCTGCACGCACATGGTTTTTTCCGACAGTTAATTAAGCAACCAGAGAAGCCAACTGACTGA
- a CDS encoding lipoate--protein ligase, which yields MYWYAMESHDIRHNLATEQYLMNNKKFDEPLVLFYYEGPCIIVGRNQNTLEEIDQKYVEENNITVTRRLSGGGAVYQDLGNLCFSFVVDSDSEEFGDFKSFVQPIVDALHAMGATTAEVSGRNDILVDGKKFSGNAMYSHSGKTFSHGTLMLDVDQDVIAHALNVPEDKMKSKGIKSVRSRVTNLKPYLAPEYQNLTVPEFRDTLLKELFHVDNLDAIAAKKVEIKDDEKAAIDKIYNDYYSNWDWVYGNSPEFTVKKRKHFTAGTIDARLLVDGGKIKNIKFYGDFFGPSDVTELADKLEGVRYDREHVGEVLNSVNSQLYFNGIDTQDVVDLLVD from the coding sequence ATGTATTGGTATGCCATGGAATCACATGATATTCGTCACAACTTAGCGACTGAACAGTATTTGATGAACAACAAAAAGTTTGATGAACCACTGGTCTTGTTCTACTACGAAGGTCCTTGCATCATCGTTGGTCGTAACCAAAACACATTGGAAGAGATTGACCAAAAGTATGTGGAAGAGAACAACATCACGGTTACCCGTCGGTTATCGGGTGGCGGTGCTGTATATCAAGATCTCGGCAACCTTTGCTTTAGCTTCGTGGTTGATAGCGACAGCGAGGAGTTTGGCGATTTCAAATCTTTTGTTCAACCGATTGTGGACGCTTTACACGCAATGGGGGCAACAACTGCTGAAGTTTCTGGCCGGAACGACATTTTGGTCGATGGTAAAAAGTTCTCAGGTAACGCTATGTACTCACACAGCGGCAAGACTTTCTCCCATGGGACGTTAATGCTGGATGTAGACCAAGATGTGATTGCTCACGCCTTGAACGTGCCAGAAGACAAGATGAAGTCTAAGGGAATCAAGTCTGTTCGCTCGCGGGTGACGAACCTGAAGCCTTACTTAGCTCCTGAGTATCAAAACTTAACGGTTCCAGAATTCCGGGATACGTTACTGAAGGAATTGTTCCACGTGGACAATCTGGATGCCATCGCTGCTAAGAAGGTTGAAATCAAGGACGACGAAAAGGCCGCCATTGATAAGATTTACAACGACTATTACAGCAACTGGGACTGGGTTTACGGAAACTCTCCTGAATTTACGGTCAAGAAGCGGAAGCACTTTACGGCCGGTACGATTGACGCCCGCTTATTAGTTGATGGTGGAAAGATCAAGAACATCAAGTTCTATGGTGACTTCTTTGGCCCATCCGATGTTACGGAATTGGCTGACAAGCTCGAAGGTGTTCGGTATGATCGTGAACACGTTGGCGAAGTACTGAACAGTGTTAACAGCCAACTGTATTTCAACGGCATTGATACGCAGGATGTTGTTGACCTGCTCGTGGACTAG
- a CDS encoding DUF5776 domain-containing protein translates to MKQGTAVNVVKAVKVGQKTRYELSDGTFITGNKQFVSPTKPKVVVKVKTKTKIVLYHTVNLNKKIKTYKRGTTIKITGWDYSHGSDTSRSGVQRFRTAGGYITANRQYVAVIK, encoded by the coding sequence CTGAAGCAAGGAACGGCCGTCAACGTGGTCAAGGCAGTGAAGGTTGGTCAAAAAACGCGGTATGAGCTAAGCGACGGTACTTTTATTACGGGGAACAAGCAGTTTGTTTCACCAACAAAGCCTAAAGTGGTCGTCAAAGTTAAGACAAAAACTAAGATTGTCCTGTATCATACCGTTAATTTGAACAAGAAAATCAAGACCTATAAACGTGGAACGACGATTAAGATTACCGGATGGGATTATTCTCATGGCAGTGATACCAGTCGCTCAGGCGTTCAGCGTTTTCGTACGGCTGGCGGATACATTACTGCAAACCGGCAGTACGTGGCAGTTATCAAGTAA
- a CDS encoding TMEM175 family protein, translating into MNKGRVEAFTDAVVAIVLTIMVLEFKTPEEPTFAALATEWSYLVAYLISFLFIGVAWYNHHYMFSLTKRVTKGIYWMNNLWILVMAMLPVSTAWAGRFISDVQLELFYFIIFTLWQWAFAGLSYVVMRTNREHHPEVAQKIRQMPVYRMNINVGYWLVWAIVAVLIFQWPPIVLIFTLVELIAMAISTPKDSDKLF; encoded by the coding sequence ATGAACAAAGGACGCGTGGAAGCCTTCACTGATGCAGTGGTGGCTATCGTTTTAACGATTATGGTTTTGGAGTTTAAGACGCCAGAGGAGCCGACCTTTGCGGCCTTGGCCACAGAGTGGAGCTATTTAGTCGCTTACTTGATTAGTTTCTTATTCATTGGGGTTGCTTGGTACAATCACCACTACATGTTTTCACTGACGAAGCGGGTGACCAAGGGCATCTATTGGATGAATAACCTCTGGATCCTAGTCATGGCGATGTTGCCAGTGTCGACGGCCTGGGCTGGTCGTTTTATTAGTGATGTTCAGCTGGAACTTTTTTACTTTATTATCTTCACCCTCTGGCAATGGGCCTTCGCGGGCCTTTCTTACGTGGTCATGCGGACCAATCGGGAGCACCATCCAGAAGTGGCTCAGAAGATTCGCCAAATGCCCGTCTATCGGATGAACATCAACGTCGGTTATTGGCTTGTCTGGGCCATCGTGGCGGTGTTGATCTTTCAGTGGCCGCCAATTGTCCTCATCTTTACGTTAGTAGAGTTGATTGCGATGGCAATTTCCACACCTAAAGATAGTGACAAATTGTTTTAG
- a CDS encoding YdcF family protein, translating into MQDNLFNIPAVAYLGWLIPLFFGAGFVISYSIEKRRLGNGLWFSLFFYSFLSLSAMTILGTSNRWLIVISLVLFVLLLLLIGVVFTLQAFLLLWNAWIVWKRESHTLANMLTLFLGIAILVAPFVVRATTLYLPVPVATALNLFPSLVIFYVLFWFYNYLTMLFIYQFNRPRYKQDYLIVLGAGLLNGDQVSPLLGQRIDRALTFYRKQLAKTGRAPVIIFSGGQGGDETVPEGVAMRQYALARGLPVDHALAEDRSKTTYENMIFSKKIIDQRGPQQPRVTFVTNGYHTFRAGMIAKQAGLKANGIGAHTAKFFLPNAILREYIAIFVGNKRWHAVAIGLMFLLTSSLTIAEYY; encoded by the coding sequence ATGCAAGATAATTTATTTAATATTCCAGCCGTGGCTTATTTAGGCTGGCTGATTCCGTTGTTCTTTGGGGCCGGCTTTGTCATTAGTTACAGCATTGAGAAACGGCGACTGGGCAACGGATTGTGGTTTTCACTATTTTTCTATTCGTTTTTATCTTTATCGGCAATGACGATCTTAGGCACCAGTAATCGGTGGTTAATCGTCATCAGTCTGGTGTTATTCGTGTTACTACTGTTGCTAATCGGGGTGGTATTTACCCTCCAAGCCTTCCTGCTACTCTGGAATGCGTGGATCGTTTGGAAACGAGAAAGCCATACACTGGCTAATATGTTGACGTTGTTCTTAGGAATCGCCATTTTAGTGGCACCATTCGTGGTCCGGGCCACGACCCTGTACCTGCCCGTTCCAGTGGCTACAGCGTTGAACCTCTTTCCGTCGTTGGTGATTTTTTATGTGCTATTTTGGTTTTACAACTACCTCACGATGCTCTTTATCTATCAGTTTAATCGGCCACGGTATAAGCAGGACTACTTGATTGTCCTGGGAGCTGGCCTGTTAAATGGCGACCAGGTGTCGCCGTTATTGGGCCAGCGGATCGACCGGGCCTTGACCTTTTACCGCAAGCAACTAGCCAAGACCGGCCGCGCCCCCGTCATCATCTTTTCCGGTGGTCAGGGCGGCGACGAAACGGTGCCAGAGGGTGTCGCCATGCGACAATATGCCTTGGCCCGGGGATTACCCGTTGACCATGCGCTAGCAGAAGATCGGTCGAAAACAACCTACGAGAATATGATTTTCTCGAAAAAAATCATTGATCAACGGGGACCACAGCAGCCGCGGGTAACCTTCGTGACGAACGGGTATCACACATTTCGAGCGGGGATGATTGCCAAGCAAGCGGGTCTCAAGGCCAATGGTATCGGGGCGCACACGGCCAAGTTCTTTTTGCCTAACGCCATTTTGCGGGAATACATTGCCATTTTTGTGGGCAATAAACGCTGGCACGCCGTGGCGATTGGGTTAATGTTCCTGCTGACGAGTAGCCTCACGATTGCTGAATATTACTAG
- a CDS encoding IS30 family transposase, whose amino-acid sequence MSPYNHLTLKDRECILLGVTLNDTYQGIAEKIGCSKATVSREIKRNGGRDAYSAVKAQENYQRRRLKSRRPRILADLKLRDFVLHRIVQCQWSPEQISGRLVHENSEWQISYNTIYRGIKLDNLGIKRKSHGARGFARKLRHRGKTRKVKGTVNERRGRFNEVLSVHERPVSCNKRSWFGHWEGDTVRGKTGRSALVTLVDRKSRYLLSQRVSKVNAKNVTQAMIDLLHTVTPKRVRTLTPDRGTEFAGYREVSQELGIPVYFPDPHAPQQRGTNENTNGLIREYFPKGTDLDQLTDQDIYQFVEVLNNRPRKILGWKSPSEVFFGTKLHLI is encoded by the coding sequence ATGAGTCCGTACAATCATCTTACCTTAAAAGACCGAGAATGCATACTGTTAGGAGTCACTTTAAACGATACTTATCAAGGTATTGCGGAGAAAATTGGCTGCTCAAAAGCCACCGTATCACGCGAAATTAAGCGCAACGGTGGCCGTGATGCATATTCAGCTGTCAAAGCACAAGAGAACTATCAGAGACGGCGACTGAAAAGCCGACGTCCTAGGATCTTAGCTGACTTGAAACTACGAGATTTTGTCCTTCACCGCATCGTTCAATGCCAATGGTCTCCGGAACAAATCTCAGGCCGTTTAGTTCACGAAAATAGCGAATGGCAAATCAGTTACAATACTATTTATCGCGGAATTAAACTCGATAATTTAGGGATTAAACGCAAGAGTCACGGTGCTCGTGGTTTTGCCCGAAAGTTGCGCCACCGTGGCAAAACCCGTAAGGTCAAAGGAACGGTTAACGAACGACGTGGTCGGTTTAACGAAGTTCTTTCAGTTCATGAACGACCAGTTTCGTGTAATAAACGGAGCTGGTTCGGCCATTGGGAAGGCGACACCGTTCGGGGTAAAACTGGGCGTTCAGCTTTGGTTACATTGGTGGACCGTAAATCACGGTACTTATTGTCTCAACGAGTTTCCAAAGTAAACGCCAAGAACGTCACGCAAGCTATGATTGACCTACTGCATACTGTGACGCCCAAACGAGTTCGTACGCTTACGCCGGATCGTGGAACTGAATTCGCAGGATACCGCGAAGTTAGTCAAGAACTTGGTATTCCAGTCTATTTCCCAGATCCACATGCGCCCCAGCAACGGGGAACCAATGAGAATACCAATGGCCTTATTCGTGAGTACTTCCCCAAGGGAACCGATTTAGATCAGCTCACTGACCAAGATATTTATCAGTTCGTTGAAGTGCTAAATAACCGACCACGCAAGATTTTAGGCTGGAAGAGTCCATCTGAAGTTTTCTTTGGGACAAAGTTACACTTGATTTGA
- a CDS encoding IS3 family transposase, with translation MNAQHKLVFQTIQELSPQIHGAQAIILRKVGLSRQAFNQWLHREETPREQQETQLKQKILMYFNAHRQRIGAGKLKIYLDHDSELDFYVSLKRVKRLMTLLHLKCQSRLKKHHRVKQAEQELRDNVLNQRFNMADNPNEVWLSDATEVRYGINGEYKARLCGVLDLYGRCLLSYNLSVTETSDAMVEVFERAFSKAGKVHPMVHTDRGSAYTSKDFNDLMTEHKVVRSMSRPGTPYDNAPMERWWNEFKLNWLDSHPMPKTKEELIKLIEEGIHYFNYIDRTAQRNGSTAVEYRGEAA, from the coding sequence GTGAACGCCCAACATAAATTAGTATTCCAGACAATTCAGGAACTCAGTCCCCAGATTCATGGCGCCCAAGCCATTATTCTTCGCAAAGTGGGTCTATCTCGCCAAGCATTTAATCAATGGCTTCATCGTGAAGAAACCCCTCGGGAACAACAAGAAACACAGCTCAAACAAAAGATACTCATGTACTTCAACGCACATCGTCAGAGAATCGGCGCAGGAAAATTGAAGATCTATCTAGACCATGATTCAGAGCTTGATTTTTACGTCTCACTTAAGCGCGTTAAGCGGCTTATGACTCTCCTCCATCTCAAGTGCCAAAGTAGACTGAAGAAACACCATCGAGTAAAACAAGCTGAGCAAGAATTACGAGACAACGTATTAAATCAACGGTTTAATATGGCCGATAACCCAAATGAAGTGTGGTTGTCGGACGCCACCGAAGTTCGTTACGGTATCAATGGCGAGTACAAGGCTCGATTGTGTGGTGTACTAGACCTGTATGGCAGATGTCTTTTATCCTACAATCTGAGTGTTACTGAGACTAGTGACGCAATGGTTGAAGTCTTTGAGCGAGCCTTTAGCAAAGCTGGAAAAGTTCATCCAATGGTTCATACTGATCGTGGTTCGGCTTACACTTCCAAAGATTTTAATGATCTAATGACCGAACACAAAGTCGTTCGGAGCATGTCCCGACCGGGAACGCCTTATGACAATGCCCCAATGGAACGTTGGTGGAATGAATTCAAGTTAAACTGGTTAGACAGCCACCCAATGCCTAAAACCAAGGAGGAGCTAATTAAGCTTATTGAGGAAGGTATTCACTACTTCAACTATATTGACCGCACAGCACAAAGAAACGGCTCCACCGCGGTTGAATACCGCGGTGAAGCCGCTTAA
- a CDS encoding transposase, producing MEKLDILTGLSQTNLNRSKYLEQYGIYDTTIRSWRELYKRDGLDGLKERHIWTRYSAETKQQAVEAYLNGEGSLVEISNHFGLRSDKQLRDWIKKFQYNGTNKSLTDPPSRRQVRIMSRKTTFEERIEIVEYVTAGKHSYSQASEHFNVSYQQVRAWVLKSKDGGYTALKDGRGRTKPVEEMTEVERLKLENRQLKAQLKEQEVMELFAKKFRELQNKE from the coding sequence ATGGAGAAACTGGATATTTTGACTGGTCTATCACAGACCAATTTGAACAGAAGCAAATATCTTGAGCAATATGGTATTTATGACACTACTATTCGTTCATGGCGAGAACTTTACAAACGTGATGGCCTTGACGGCCTAAAAGAACGCCATATCTGGACACGTTATAGTGCAGAGACCAAGCAGCAAGCCGTGGAAGCATATCTAAATGGTGAAGGTAGTTTAGTTGAAATCAGCAATCATTTTGGATTGAGAAGCGATAAGCAACTTCGCGACTGGATTAAGAAATTCCAGTATAATGGGACCAATAAATCATTGACGGATCCCCCGTCAAGAAGGCAGGTCCGCATTATGAGTCGTAAAACAACATTCGAAGAACGAATTGAAATTGTGGAGTATGTCACGGCTGGAAAGCATTCGTACTCCCAAGCATCCGAACACTTCAACGTCTCTTACCAACAGGTAAGAGCCTGGGTTCTCAAATCCAAAGACGGTGGTTACACAGCATTAAAGGATGGCCGTGGACGTACTAAACCAGTTGAAGAAATGACTGAAGTTGAACGTTTAAAACTAGAGAATCGTCAACTAAAGGCCCAGCTCAAAGAACAGGAGGTAATGGAGCTCTTCGCAAAAAAATTCCGGGAACTACAAAACAAGGAGTGA
- a CDS encoding SAM-dependent methyltransferase, producing MNPKKLQKLKKKVRHAPLSERKTSYIERMTAYYRQFNDYPAIKILISNVLLADRMLAAGDLPQQVPLLQLPDDSQDQIFKKLNESYPAGDATGDKLWNELSDALPNLDHDLRSFRDYLENHYGMWAYTPAPFVGDLAKFVGDRAVLEVMAGNGYISKGLRDAHKTVYATDSQAWTAENETGRHPLTPIEPLSAVAAWNKYQDQIGVVVMSWSPDGLPLDWELLQAIRQSSQDVDFVVIGEPHGATGSKDFWNHADLLENKDTRDLNRHYTQIDLVQDHVYLVK from the coding sequence TTGAATCCTAAGAAACTGCAAAAATTAAAGAAAAAAGTTCGCCACGCTCCCCTCAGTGAGCGCAAAACTAGCTACATTGAGCGGATGACGGCCTACTATCGTCAGTTTAATGATTACCCCGCCATCAAGATCTTAATTAGTAACGTCCTCTTAGCCGATCGGATGCTGGCAGCCGGCGACTTACCGCAACAAGTACCGCTACTGCAACTCCCAGACGATAGCCAAGATCAGATTTTCAAAAAGCTCAACGAAAGCTACCCCGCTGGTGATGCCACGGGCGACAAGCTTTGGAACGAGCTGAGTGATGCCCTGCCAAACTTAGACCATGACTTGCGGTCTTTCAGGGACTATCTGGAAAATCACTATGGTATGTGGGCCTACACACCAGCGCCATTTGTCGGCGACCTCGCCAAATTCGTTGGCGACCGGGCCGTACTAGAAGTGATGGCTGGCAACGGCTACATTTCCAAGGGCTTACGTGACGCTCACAAGACAGTCTACGCGACGGATAGTCAGGCTTGGACGGCAGAAAATGAAACTGGCCGCCACCCGCTAACACCGATTGAACCGTTGAGCGCTGTGGCTGCCTGGAACAAGTACCAAGACCAGATTGGCGTTGTCGTCATGTCCTGGTCACCAGATGGCTTGCCCTTGGATTGGGAACTACTCCAAGCCATTCGCCAGTCTAGCCAAGACGTGGACTTCGTCGTCATTGGGGAACCCCATGGTGCCACGGGATCAAAGGACTTCTGGAACCACGCTGACCTGTTGGAAAACAAGGATACGCGTGACTTAAACCGCCACTACACGCAAATTGATCTGGTTCAAGACCACGTTTACTTGGTCAAGTGA
- a CDS encoding helix-turn-helix domain-containing protein: MFSERLRALRRGQHITLEQLATALNAQTAGPDDHANTASQIGNWERGIRTPSFIEVRKLAEYFDVTMDYLTGKAERDEYDLGRLFLSGKQLSFNRELLSGQDRYEIYQLIDGYLHGRENRATNQEPNQQEELDLHLDDH; this comes from the coding sequence ATGTTTTCAGAACGACTTCGGGCCTTGCGACGTGGCCAACACATTACTTTGGAACAACTGGCAACGGCCTTAAACGCGCAAACGGCCGGGCCGGACGATCACGCCAACACGGCCTCACAGATTGGTAACTGGGAACGGGGCATTCGGACACCTTCATTTATTGAAGTCCGGAAACTCGCCGAATACTTTGACGTGACCATGGATTACCTGACAGGTAAAGCAGAGCGTGATGAGTACGACTTAGGTCGCCTCTTCCTCTCCGGCAAGCAACTCAGCTTCAACCGCGAATTGCTGAGCGGACAGGACCGTTACGAAATTTACCAATTAATTGATGGTTATCTGCACGGACGGGAAAATCGGGCTACCAATCAAGAACCAAATCAACAAGAGGAACTGGATCTTCATTTAGACGATCATTAA